The genomic window GGTGTCGCACTGCGGGACACCGTCAACGAGGCTGCCAGATGAGCGTTCATGTTCCGCCGCAAACCTCGGAGCAGCCGAAAAGGCCGCCGAAAAAGCAAGAGAAGCATCGGTCCCCGTCCCCGTTCCCCGTGAGCCGAAATTGCACGACTCCGCGACAGATTCATCGCCGCCTCAGCGACTGTAGGCACGGCCAGGAAGCGGAGTCAAGGAACACTGAATGATGATGGAACGACCGTCTGCCGGGCGTTCGGACTGCTCGGGCGGCTAAATCAGGCGGGGTGGAATCACTTTGATCATGCATTTACTATCCGAGTCGTCACAGCATGCCTGAATCATGGTGATATTTGCCTGCCGAGTGATGGCCCACGCCTGCTCAAGCACCCGCAAAGAGATTCTGGCGGGCACCTGCAATAAAAACTTGGCATGGCTGGTTTCCGGCGACGGACCAGGTGTGCCGCAGGAGGCCCGGACTCGGCTGCACGGGCGAGATGAAGGGCGACGGGCCTGCGGCCCCCGGAGGGAGCCCGGGAGCTGATGAAAGCTGGGAATTTACCACGAACGCGAGATGACTCCCCGCAGCGGGATCGCGGTCGCCGATAGATCTCGTATAGGTCAAATATTGAAGTAATTGCGAGAATTGATGAGCGAGTCGAGGAGGGCTTCTTGACGAGAATGGGTTGCATTACGTGACGGCTATCATCTCGAATCCCATGGACTTCAATGTCGAGGACCTCTATGTCGATCTCCGGCCGAGCGTGGGGCGTCGGCTCTTCCTGAAGTGCGAGGGCTTCAATTTCGCCGGCTCGATCAAGCTCAAGGCCGCCACCGAGATGGTGGAGGCGAAGGAGCGCGGCGGGGAGCTCTTCCCGGGTGCGACGCTGATCGAATCCTCTTCCGGGAACATGGGCGTCGCGCTGAGCACGGTGGCAGCGAGCCGCGGCTATCGGTTCATCTGTGTGACCGACGTGCGCTGTACGCCCGCGGCCCGGCGGCTGATGGAAGCGCTCGGCAGCGAGGTGCATGTCATCACCGAGCCGGACCAGGAGAACGGGTTCCTCGCAGCCCGGTTGTCGTACGTGAGACGGCTGTGCGCGGCGAACCCCGACTACCTGTGGCTCAACCAGTACGCCAACGAAGGCAACTGGATGGGCCACTACCGGACCACGGGGTCCGAGATCGCGAAGGCGTTTCCCCTGCTCGACGTGCTGTTCGTCGGAGCGGGGACGACCGGAACCCTGATGGGGTGCGCCAACTACTTCCATGAGAACCAGCCGTCGGTCACCATCGTGGCCGTCGACGCCGTCGGTTCCGTGACGTTCGGTGAACCCTCGGGCCGGCGTCTGATCCCCGGTCTCGGCACCAGTGTGCGGCCGGGGATTCTCGACATGTCGTATGTGGACGACGTCGTCCACGTCTCCGAGGCCGACACGGTCCGGATGTGCCGCAAGCTCGTGAGACGAGGCTTCCTCTTCGGCGGCTCGACGGGAACCGTGGTCAGCGGCGCGCTCGCCTGGATGAAGGCGAACAGCGTGGGCGACGACGTCACCGCGGTCGCCATCTCACCGGACTTCGGGACGAACTACCTCGAGACGATCTACAACGACGAGTGGCTGGCGCGGTCGTACGACGCACAGCAGCCGCCGGATCAGAGCACGTAGACGAACCGGTCGAAGGCCGCCCGGCCGCGTACCGCCTGTTGACCTCGGACCAGGAGCGGAGACATCTCGGATGATCCCGGAAACCGACATACCCCAGCCGACCGGCCTCCCTGTACAGTCCCAGCCCGGCAAGCCGCCGATCATCCGGACGCCGCGGCTGGTCGGCCAGGCCTCCGCGCGGGCCTGGGTCGTGGAACACACCGAGGCCATCCGGGCCGAGCTCCTGCGCCACGGACACCTGCTGATCCGAGGCCTTCCGATCGAACGGCAGGAACACTTCGCGGACCTGCGCGACGTCCTGGTGCAAAGACGGGCCGCGTACAAGGAGAAGGCCACACCCCGCAGCGACTACGGCGCTGACGTGTACTCGTCGACCGACCTCCCTCCCGTGCAGCCGATCCACCTGCACAACGAGAACAGTTACACCCTGGACTTCCCCGGACTGCTGCTCTTCTGCTGTCTCGACGCTCCCGACACGGGCGGCGCGACCACCGTCGCCGACGTCCGTCAGGTACGGGCCGCGCTGCCCCCCGACCTCGTGGATCGCTTCCGGGCGACCGGTTGGCTGCTGACGCGCAACTACCACGCCCAGGCGGGACTTCCCTGGCGGACGGCCTTCGCGACCGACGACCGCGAGGGCGTGGCCGAGTACTGCGAACGCAATCTCATCGGCCATTTCTGGCAGGGGGACGAAGGGCTGCGCACCGTCCAGAGGCGCTCGGCACTCATCCGCCATCCGCGGACCCATGAGGAGGTGTGGTTCAACCACGCCGCGTTCTGGAGCCGTTGGTCGCTGGACAAGGACATCCTGGACGTCATGGAAATGACCTTCGGAACGGACGGGTTGCCGTTCGACACCGCGTTCGGCGACGGCAGTGCGCTGTCGGCCCAGGAGGTGGACATCCTCAACGGCGCCTACGACTCCGCCACCCGTCGCGAGAGCTGGCAGCCGGGGGATCTCATGCTGGTCGACAACATCCTCTCGGCACACGGCCGCGACGCCTACCGCGGCAGCCGCAAGATCCTCGTCGCGATGGGCGAACCGGTAGCCCTGCGCGACTGCGCACCGACCGTGTCCCCGGCCCCGGGCTCGATCACCTGAGCCACCCGGCCCAGCGGGCCTCGGCCGCGGCCCGGGTGGGTGACGGGCACACTTGATGGCAGTGTGTGCAGTGTGCCGCCAGGCACCACCCGGGAAGGACCGAGATCGTGATCATCTTTGGCACCAAGGGATACCTGTACCAGCTGGCGATACTGACGCTGGTGTGCGGCCGGTGCGGGAACCCCGCCGCGCACACACTCAGGAAGCGGGTCACGAAGTTCACGCTGTTCTTCGTGCCGCTGGTCCCGATCTCGACCAAGTACCAGACACAGTGCACCTTCTGCGGCGCGGAACAGAAGGTGGACGCCGAGCAGGCGGAACGCCTCCAGGCACAGGCCGCGGGCGGCCAGGCCGGTCAGTACAACGGGCAGTCGCAGCAGCAGCCGTACCAATCCTGAACCCGTGGGCCGCGCGGCGGCCGTACCGGCCTGCACCGGTCATGCGCGCGACGGCCGTACGGGCCTGAACCCGTCTGCCGCGCGGCGGTCCTATGAGCCCTGAGGCTGTCGGCTATGGGGAAGCTGTGAGTTCCCTGATTCTCATTCTTCCCTCAGTACTCGCTCAGCGTCGCCCCAGAAGCGGCCTCGACAGTCGCTGCCATGAACGAAATGAACGCGGGAGGCGTCCGGCAGCGCTCGGTCGAGATCGTGGTGCCGGTCCACAACGAGGCGCACGTCCTCGCCGACAGTGTCGGCCGTCTCCACGCATACCTCGAAGCGTCCTTCCCGTTCCCGTTCCGGATCACCATCGCCGACAAGGCGAGCACGGACACCACCTGGGACACGGCCCTCGCCCTGGCCGACCGGCTCCCCCACGTCCACGCCGTCCACCTGGAGGCCAACGGCCGGGGCCGCGCGCTGAAGCACGTGTGGAGCCGCTCCACGGCGGATGTCGTCGCCTACATGGACGTCGACCTCTCGACCGGCCTCGAAGGCTTCCTGCCGCTGGTCGCGCCCCTGCTGTCCGGCCACAGCGACCTCGCCGTCGGCAGCCGGCTGCACCGGCAGGCGGACGTCGTCCGCGGCCCCCGGCGTGAGTTCGTCTCCCGCTCCTACAACCTGCTGCTGAAGCTGGGCCTCGCGGCCGGCTTCTCCGACGCGCAGTGCGGCTTCAAGGCGGTACGCGCCGACGTCTTCCGCGCGCTCGCCCCGCACATCGAGGACACCGCCTGGTTCTTCGACACCGAGCTCCTCGTGCTGGCCCAGCGCAACGGGCTCCGCATCCACGAGGTCCCCGTCGACTGGGTCGACGACCCCGACAGCCGCGTCGACATCGTCCGCACGGCCGTCGACGACCTCAAGGGCATGGGCCGCATGCTCCGGGCGACGGTCGGTCGCCGCGTCCGGATCGCCGACATGCCTCGCCGCGTGAATCGCTCATGGGTCCCGGCCCCCCGTACGACCGCTCCCGCCACCACCACCGCCACCCTCCCCGAGGGCCTCAAGGACATGGAGTACGCGTCATGACGACCCTCGCCCCGCCGCCCACCACCGGGCGGGACAGCGGCCACAGGCACCGGGCCGATGCTCCTCCCGCCGGCGGCGGTCTCGCCGCCCGGACCCGGAGGATCTTCACCGGCTCCCCCGAGGACCCGCGCTGGGCCCGCCCGGCCCTGTGGGCCATCCTCGTCCTGGCCACGGCGCTCTACGCCTGGAACATGTCCTCCATCACCGGCAACACCTTCTACAACGCGGCCGTCTACAGCGGCACGAAGAGCTGGAAGGCGTTCTTCTTCGGCGCGCTGGACGCGGGCAGCTTCATCACCGTCGACAAGCCGCCGTTCGCACTGTGGGTGATGGGCCTGTCGGCCCGGGTGTTCGGCTACGGCACCTGGCAGATGATGCTGCCGATGGTCGCGGTCGGCGTCGGCTCGGTGGCCCTGCTGTACCGCATGGTCAAGCGTGACTTCGGGGCCGTGGCGGGCACGATCGCCGCACTCGCGCTCACCCTCACGCCCATCACGGTCGCCATCACCCGGGACACCAACCCCGACCCGATCCTCGTCTTCCTGATGCTGCTCGGCGCCGCCGCGCTGATGAAGTCCGTGCGCACCGGCAGGCTGCTGCCGCTGGTGTGGTCGGGCGTCGCGATCGGCTTCGCCTTCAACACGAAGATGATGCAGGCGTACGTCGTCCTGCCGGCCTTCTTCCTCGTCTACCTGTGGGCCGCCGAGGGCGGCCTCGGCCGCCGGATCCGCAACCTCGCCGCCGGCACGGTCGTGCTGATCGTGTCGAGTGCCTGGTGGATGGTGGTCGTGGACCTCATCCCCGCCTCCTCCCGCCCGTACATCGGCGGCTCGACCGACAACACCGTCTGGGACCTGGTCATCGGCTACAACGGCTTCGGCCGCATCTTCGGCGCCGGCTCGTCGGTGGGCTCGCAGGGCAACGGGGCGAGCTTCGGCGGCGACGCGGGCGTCTACCGGATGTTCAACGAGATCATGGGCGGCCAGATCTCCTGGCTGATCCCCTTCGCGCTCATCGCCCTGGTGGGCGGTCTGGTGCTGCGGGGCCGCGCGCCCCGCACGGACGCCAAGCGCGCGGCCCTGATGCTCTGGGGCGGCTGGCTCGTCCTGCACTACCTGACCTTCGCCCTCGCCGAGGGCACCTTCCACCCGTACTACGTCACCGCCATGGCCCCCGGTATCGCGGCCCTGGCCGGTGCCGGCGGGGTCATGCTGTACGGCGCCTTCAAGGAGGGGTCGGTCGCGAGGTCTGGGTGGGTGCTTCCGCTGGCGGTCGCGGTGAGCGCGGTCTGGGCGGTCGTCCTGCTCCAGCGGGTCTCCGGCTCCGGCACCCTCTACACGGTCGCCGAGGTCATGGCCGGTGTCGCCGGTGCGGTCGCCGTGATCGGGCTGCTCGTCGGACGGTTCATGCGTCGGCGCAAGCTGATCGGGCTGGCCTCCCTCGCGGCGGTCGTCGCCCTGCTGGCCGGGCCCGCCGCGTACTCGGTGTCGGCGGCGACCACCGCGGGCTCCAACGGCACCAACCCGACGGCCGGCCCCGACACCGGCGGCGCCATGGGCGGGGGCGGCATGGGCGGTGGCCAGCGGCCCAGCGGCAGCGCGCCGAGCGGCAACGCGCCCGGCGCTACGGCCAACTCGGGCTCCAGCGCCTCAAGTTCGACGTCCAACACCGGAAGCTCCAGCTCCCCCGGTGGCGGCGGTGGCGGCATGGGCGGCGGCACCCAGGTCTCGTCCGAGATGATCACGTACCTGAAGAAGAACCAGGGCGGCGCCACCTGGCTGGTGGCGGTGGCCACCGACCAGACCGCGTCCTCGATCATCCTGGAGTCCGGCGAGCCGGTGATCTCCATGGGCGGCTGGTCCGGCAGCGACGAGGCCATGACCCTCGCCAAGCTCAAGCAACTGGTGAAGGCCGGCAAGCTCCACCACATCGTCGTCAGCGACAGCGGCCGGGGCGGCGGCAACAGCGACGCCGCCTCCGAGATCGCCGAGTGGGTCAAGGAGAACGGCAGCGCCGTGAGCGACTACAGCGGGCTTTATCGCCTGGACGCCTCCGACGTGAGCTGACCACCTCCCCCGCCAGACCGACCTGCCCCGGGGCGGGCCACCGGATCTCCCTCCGGCGGCCCGCCCGCCCTGCTGTCCCCAGGGCTGCGGCGCACGAGACCGCAAGGACACGAGACCCGCAAGGAGTCGACAAGGGGAGGGTGGGTGGACCTGGACGGCGGCACTAAGAGGGGGTCACGTCGTGCCGCGGACATTCAAGCTCGGTGTCAGGACGATAGGGGGTGGCAGTTCGCCTGCGAGGAGTTGGCCGACTTGGTGGATGGCCAGTTCGCCCAGCCGTCGCTTGTCGAGGTGGAGGGTGGTCAGCGGCGGGTCGACCAGATCGACGACGCTCAGCCCGTCGTAGCCGACCAGTGCGCAGTCGTCCGGTACGTGAACGCCGATGCGGCGGGCAGCCCGGAGCGCGCCGATCGCGACCAGGTCGTTGAAGGCGACCACGGCGGTGAGGTCAGGGTGCGCGGCGTACAGCGCCTCGAAGGCGGC from Streptomyces sp. DSM 40750 includes these protein-coding regions:
- the sbnA gene encoding 2,3-diaminopropionate biosynthesis protein SbnA encodes the protein MDFNVEDLYVDLRPSVGRRLFLKCEGFNFAGSIKLKAATEMVEAKERGGELFPGATLIESSSGNMGVALSTVAASRGYRFICVTDVRCTPAARRLMEALGSEVHVITEPDQENGFLAARLSYVRRLCAANPDYLWLNQYANEGNWMGHYRTTGSEIAKAFPLLDVLFVGAGTTGTLMGCANYFHENQPSVTIVAVDAVGSVTFGEPSGRRLIPGLGTSVRPGILDMSYVDDVVHVSEADTVRMCRKLVRRGFLFGGSTGTVVSGALAWMKANSVGDDVTAVAISPDFGTNYLETIYNDEWLARSYDAQQPPDQST
- a CDS encoding TauD/TfdA family dioxygenase translates to MIPETDIPQPTGLPVQSQPGKPPIIRTPRLVGQASARAWVVEHTEAIRAELLRHGHLLIRGLPIERQEHFADLRDVLVQRRAAYKEKATPRSDYGADVYSSTDLPPVQPIHLHNENSYTLDFPGLLLFCCLDAPDTGGATTVADVRQVRAALPPDLVDRFRATGWLLTRNYHAQAGLPWRTAFATDDREGVAEYCERNLIGHFWQGDEGLRTVQRRSALIRHPRTHEEVWFNHAAFWSRWSLDKDILDVMEMTFGTDGLPFDTAFGDGSALSAQEVDILNGAYDSATRRESWQPGDLMLVDNILSAHGRDAYRGSRKILVAMGEPVALRDCAPTVSPAPGSIT
- a CDS encoding zinc ribbon domain-containing protein; this translates as MVIIFGTKGYLYQLAILTLVCGRCGNPAAHTLRKRVTKFTLFFVPLVPISTKYQTQCTFCGAEQKVDAEQAERLQAQAAGGQAGQYNGQSQQQPYQS
- a CDS encoding glycosyltransferase codes for the protein MNEMNAGGVRQRSVEIVVPVHNEAHVLADSVGRLHAYLEASFPFPFRITIADKASTDTTWDTALALADRLPHVHAVHLEANGRGRALKHVWSRSTADVVAYMDVDLSTGLEGFLPLVAPLLSGHSDLAVGSRLHRQADVVRGPRREFVSRSYNLLLKLGLAAGFSDAQCGFKAVRADVFRALAPHIEDTAWFFDTELLVLAQRNGLRIHEVPVDWVDDPDSRVDIVRTAVDDLKGMGRMLRATVGRRVRIADMPRRVNRSWVPAPRTTAPATTTATLPEGLKDMEYAS
- a CDS encoding ArnT family glycosyltransferase: MTTLAPPPTTGRDSGHRHRADAPPAGGGLAARTRRIFTGSPEDPRWARPALWAILVLATALYAWNMSSITGNTFYNAAVYSGTKSWKAFFFGALDAGSFITVDKPPFALWVMGLSARVFGYGTWQMMLPMVAVGVGSVALLYRMVKRDFGAVAGTIAALALTLTPITVAITRDTNPDPILVFLMLLGAAALMKSVRTGRLLPLVWSGVAIGFAFNTKMMQAYVVLPAFFLVYLWAAEGGLGRRIRNLAAGTVVLIVSSAWWMVVVDLIPASSRPYIGGSTDNTVWDLVIGYNGFGRIFGAGSSVGSQGNGASFGGDAGVYRMFNEIMGGQISWLIPFALIALVGGLVLRGRAPRTDAKRAALMLWGGWLVLHYLTFALAEGTFHPYYVTAMAPGIAALAGAGGVMLYGAFKEGSVARSGWVLPLAVAVSAVWAVVLLQRVSGSGTLYTVAEVMAGVAGAVAVIGLLVGRFMRRRKLIGLASLAAVVALLAGPAAYSVSAATTAGSNGTNPTAGPDTGGAMGGGGMGGGQRPSGSAPSGNAPGATANSGSSASSSTSNTGSSSSPGGGGGGMGGGTQVSSEMITYLKKNQGGATWLVAVATDQTASSIILESGEPVISMGGWSGSDEAMTLAKLKQLVKAGKLHHIVVSDSGRGGGNSDAASEIAEWVKENGSAVSDYSGLYRLDASDVS